Proteins encoded in a region of the Megalops cyprinoides isolate fMegCyp1 chromosome 3, fMegCyp1.pri, whole genome shotgun sequence genome:
- the LOC118774950 gene encoding complement factor B-like, protein MATYSSCSDPVSCSAEIDRPARGHAVTERMRYASCYSLLLLSPLCAGVALDTPCSEENLAIQGGTYNLTRGLEVGSTLVYRCPADYYPFPTAVRHCLRRGRWHPKPDPKHPAECRLVTCVDPFVLENGAVLPTQTEYYVYNVTTYECFDGYNLLGSKSRICQSNGKWNGSTPICDRGSDHCQNPGIPPGARRTGDYFGIDDTVTYRCNQGLTLLGSKERVCQESKEWTGIEPACYSKFMYDTPQEVSESFATSLKDTLTPFVAEDDIQYEKKIRLDRDGDLHIYIALDSSDSVPKGHFDDAKDCVKKLIEKISYFEVTPLYDIVVFATDVASIVSITDPPSKTKNVIEELNKFQYEDKGDRSGTNIGEAFMHILNQMSFIKAQNETKFKEVSHVIIMFTDGISNMGGGAKPKVDKIQSLVRNAEKLDIYVFGVGEDINDEEINSLVSKKPPEKHYYRLKELKSLEETFDQMIDESTSVGLCGLYRDYDKGTMSTKRQRYPWVAKVAVNRIEDGRSTTSNCLGALVTPRFVLTAAHCFKFGDVARLITVTIEDDNGPSGKKVEKYIPHPKFDIGAKKDQGIPEFYDYDVALIQLKEDVKISVQARPMCIPCTEETNRALRLPLSTTCKKQEEILLSSDFEQAQFIDHESMARKNVSIKLGIRRDACVEDVKKAEDITAKNAKDVVTDNFLCTGGIEEQTDHVACKGDSGGAVFVERQRRLIQVGVVSFGVKNLCVGKKTTPDSDASSRDYHINLFKVQPFLKQHLTNPAFAPLTFRD, encoded by the exons atggcCACATATTCCAGCTGCTCAGATCCCGTCAGCTGCAGCGCAGAGATCGATCGTCCTGCACGCGGACACGCAGTCACTGAAAGGATGAGATACGCCTCCTGCTactccctgctgctcctctctcccctctgtgctg GTGTTGCACTCGACACACCATGCAGTGAAGAGAACCTGGCCATCCAGGGAGGTACCTACAACCTTACGAGGGGCCTGGAAGTGGGCAGCACACTGGTGTACCGGTGCCCTGCGGATTACTACCCATTCCCCACGGCAGTGCGACACTGTCTAAGGAGGGGCAGGTGGCACCCGAAGCCCGATCCAAAACACCCCGCGGAGTGCAGAC tggtgACATGTGTAGACCCATTTGTTCTGGAAAACGGGGCAGTCCTGCCAACTCAAACGGAATACTACGTCTACAATGTCACGACCTACGAGTGCTTTGATGGCTACAATCTCCTCGGCTCCAAATCCCGCATCTGCCAATCAAACGGCAAGTGGAACGGATCCACGCCCATCTGCGACCGtggct CGGATCACTGCCAGAACCCTGGTATCCCCCCTGGTGCCAGGAGAACGGGGGACTATTTTGGAATTGATGACACAGTGACCTATCGCTGCAACCAGGGCCTGACCCTTTTGGGATCGAAGGAACGAGTCTGTCAGGAGAGCAAAGAATGGACCGGCATTGAGCCTGCCTGCTACA GTAAATTCATGTACGACACGCCTCAGGAGGTCTCTGAGTCATTCGCCACCTCGCTCAAAGACACGCTGACTCCCTTTGTGGCTGAGG ATGACATTCAGTATGAAAAGAAGATTCGGCTGGACAGAGATGGGGACCTCCACATCTACATTGCGCTGGATTCCTCTGATAGTGTTCCCAAAGGTCATTTCGATGATGCCAAAGACTGTGTCAAGAAGCTTATAGAGAAG ATCAGTTATTTCGAGGTCACCCCCCTGTATGACATTGTGGTCTTTGCCACCGATGTGGCGAGTATTGTATCCATAACTGACCCTCCAAGTAAAACAAAGAACGTCATCGAAGAGCTCAACAAGTTCCAGTACGAGG ACAAGGGGGACAGATCAGGCACCAACATCGGCGAGGCCTTCATGCACATCCTCAACCAGATGAGCTTCATCAAGGCCCAGAATGAAACCAAGTTCAAGGAAGTCTCCCACGTCATCATCATGTTCACTGACG GAATCTCCAACATGGGAGGAGGAGCAAAGCCAAAGGTGGATAAAATCCAGTCCCTGGTGAGGAATGCAGAAAAACTGG ATATTTACGTCTTTGGCGTGGGTGAAGACATTAATGATGAAGAAATCAATTCTCTGGTGTCAAAGAAGCCCCCTGAGAAACACTACTACAGACTGAAGGAACTTAAATCTTTGGAGGAAACATTTGACCAAATGATTG ATGAGAGCACCAGCGTGGGACTGTGTGGGCTCTACAGGGACTATGACAAAGGCACCATGTCCACCAAACGCCAGAGATACCCCTGGGTGGCAAAGGTGGCAGTCAAT agAATCGAGGATGGGCGCAGTACCACCAGTAACTGCCTGGGGGCTCTTGTCACCCCCCGTTTTGTTTTGACGGCTGCCCACTGCTTCAAGTTTGGTGATGTAGCAAGACTGATCACTGTGACGATTGAGGACGACAACGGACCATCAG GCAAGAAGGTAGAAAAGTACATACCTCACCCCAAGTTCGACATTGGAGCAAAGAAGGACCAGGGCATCCCGGAGTTCTATGACTATGACGTGGCCCTGATTCAGTTGAAGGAGGATGTGAAAATCTCTGTGCAAGCCAG GCCTATGTGTATCCCGTGTACTGAGGAAACCAATCGAGCACTGAGGTTGCCTCTTTCAACAACATGTAAAAAGCAGG AGGAGATCCTTCTGTCCAGTGATTTCGAGCAGGCACAATTCATCGACCATGAGTCCATGGCTCGGAAGAATGTCAGCATTAAGCTGGGGATTCGG AGGGATGCTTGTGTTGAAGATGTTAAGAAGGCTGAAGACATCACAGCCAAAAATGCCAAGGATGTTGTGACTGATAACTTCCTGTGTACCGGGGGGATCGAAGAGCAGACGGATCATGTGGCCTGCAAAG gtgACTCTGgtggagctgtgtttgtggaacGTCAGAGAAGGCTCATCCAG GTGGGCGTGGTCAGCTTTGGAGTCAAGAATTTGTGCGTTGGCAAAAAGACGACTCCGGATTCAGACGCTTCTTCCCGGGATTATCACATTAATCTGTTTAAAGTGCAGCCTTTCCTTAAGCAGCACCTGACAAACCCTGCTTTTGCACCACTAACGTTCAGAGACTGA
- the bbs1 gene encoding Bardet-Biedl syndrome 1 protein yields MSAAPAEMKENIEANSRWLDAHYDPVANLYTFSSCIALADLQGDGENKLVVGDLGTGACNMKLKVYRGTSLMSENTLLDLPTGLVSFLMDQHEPRTPAVAVASGPFIYIYKNLRPYFKFTLPTLEVNPLEQDVWSQAKEDMIDPVSLKEMLEGIRDKAEIPLSVRSLKFLMLEPQEMEAYVNLHKQHPIRRQTVITCISTLKKNMADEDAVSCLVIGTESKDVYILDPEAFTILSKMALPSSPTLMDVTGQFDIEFRITVACRNGNIYILRRDSPKPKYCIELTSHPVGLVRVGKNVVVGCAQETLQGYTQKGKKLWTVYLPAPVTTMGLMDHHTRGFQAVLVGLANCEVHLYRDKNLISTIKTPDVVTSICFGRYGREDGTLIMTTKGGGLMVKILKRTAVFEDKDTAPGPPLAQSIRLNVPKKTKLYVDQTMRERENAVAMHRAFQMDLSRLRLAVARAYVKALESSLTPMSASLSEPLKMNAVVQGLGPSFKLTLNIQNTAACRPVMNLAVSFLYDESLYSMKTAFFKIPLLVPGLNYPIDTFVECLTDKGISDIIKVFVLREGKSAPLLTAHINMPVSEGLALA; encoded by the exons ATGTCTGCAGCGCCGGCGGAGATGAAAGAGAA TATTGAAGCAAATTCCAGGTGGCTGGATGCACACTATGACCCGGTGGCCAACCTCTACACCTTTTCATCCTGCATTG CTCTGGCTGACCTGCAGGGAGACGGGGAGAACAAG CTGGTGGTGGGTGACCTGGGCACCGGCGCCTGCAACATGAAGCTGAAGGTGTACCGAGGAACCAGCCTGATGAGCGAGAACACGCTGCTGGACCTGCCCACAGGCCTGGTGTCTTTCCTCATGGACCAGCACGAGCCGCGCACGCCCGCCGTCGCCGTGGCGTCCGGGCCCTTCATCTACATCTACAAGAACCTGCGGCCCTACTTCAAATTCACTCTGCCCACCCTGGAGGTCAACCCCCTGGAGCAGGACGTCTGGAGCCAGGCCAAGGAG gacATGATCGACCCAGTATCCCTGAAGGAAATGCTGGAGGGCATCCG GGACAAAGCTGAAatacctctctctgtcagatccCTGAA gtttCTTATGCTGGAGCCCCAGGAGATGGAGGCCTATGTCAATCTGCATAAGCAGCATCCAATTCGCAGACAG ACAGTCATCACCTGTATCAGTACGCTGAAGAAGAACATGGCTGATGAGGACGCTGTGAGCTGCCTGGTGATTGGCACGGAGAGCAAAGACGTCTACATCCTGGACCCAGAGGCTTTCACCATCCTGTCCAAG aTGGCTTTGCCCAGTTCTCCTACCCTGATGGACGTCACGGGGCAGTTTGACATCGAGTTCCGCATCACGGTGGCCTGTCGCAACGGCAACATCTACATTCTGCGCAG GGACTCCCCCAAACCCAAGTACTGCATCGAGCTGACCTCTCACCCGGTGGGGCTGGTGCGGGTGGGCAAGAACGTGGTGGTGGGCTGCGCTCAGGAGACCCTGCAGGGGTACACACAGAAG GGGAAGAAGCTGTGGACGGTGTACCTGCCCGCTCCGGTCACCACCATGGGCCTGATGGACCATCACACCAGGGGTTTCCAGGCCGTGCTGGTGGGCCTGGCCAACTGCGAGGTCCACCTGTACCGTGACAAGAACCTCATTAGTACCATCAAGACCCCG GACGTAGTTACCAGCATCTGCTTCGGGAGGTACGGCCGAGAGGATGGAACCCTTATAATGACCACCAAAG GCGGAGGTCTGATGGTGAAGATCCTGAAGAGGACGGCGGTGTTTGAGGACAAAGACACGGCCCCCGGACCCCCCCTGGCCCAGAGCATCCGTCTCAACGTCCCCAAAAAGACCAAGCTGTATGTGGACCAGACCATGAGGGAGCGGGAGAATGCAGTGG CCATGCACAGGGCCTTCCAGATGGACCTAAGCCGGCTGCGTCTGGCTGTGGCGCGGGCCTACGTCAAAGCTCTGGAGTCCAGCCTCACACCCATGTCTGCCAGCCTATCAGAGCCACTCAAGATGAACGCTGTG GTTCAGGGTCTGGGCCCGTCCTTCAAGCTCACCCTGAACATACAGAACACGGCAGCTTGCCGTCCCGTCATGAACCTGGCCGTCAGCTTCCTGTACGACGAGTCCCTGTACAGCATGAAGACCGCCTTCTTCAAG ATCCCCCTGCTGGTCCCTGGGTTGAACTACCCCATCGACACCTTTGTGGAGTGCCTGACTGACAAAGGGATCTCTGACATCATAAAG